The DNA segment ggtaatcttacatatgtttaatgtagtatttccatttttatgttgtatgttttacatatatttattattttcaaaattatatataatgttttttgttttttttataaaacggtaatgttacattatggagataagccgtcttttttttaagtgaaaaatagtaatcttatatatgtttaatgtagtttttacattttttttatgctgtatgtttacatattttttataattttcgaaaataagtaatattaaaatgtaaaactatattttaatgccatgtgtcatctttcgagattatattttatatttacttattatttatttttctttatattgtgtatttttatttcttatactttctatttactaataattttatattttaagattgatttacattttaagatagatgtttaaatactaatgtactttttccattttttaaattgtgtatttccttttcttatactttctatttgcgtaatatctatattttacattttaagatagatgtttaaatcttaatataccttttccattgtttttaagttgtgtatttctttttcttatattttctatttacttaatatctatattttacattttaagatagatgtttaatatttaatatattctttccatttttaaaaaattgtgcatttacttattattgtatatataattcgtatatttatatatttataatatttacttattatttatttttttatatattgagtatttctctcttttatactttatatttagttaatgtctatattttatattttaagatagatgtttaaatctttacgtatttttctatttttaatgtaaaacggcaatgtttaatagaagaacttggacaaatagtcaaacatatttatgtttaatgtagtatttccatttttatgttgtatgttttacagatatttattattttcgaaattatatataatgttttttgttttttttttataaaacggtaatgttacattatggagataagccgtcttttttttaagtgaaaaatagtaatcttacatatgtttaatgtagtttttccattttttaatgctgtatgtttacatattttttacaattttcgaaaataattaatattaaaatgtaaaactatattttatgccacatgtcatctttcggaagaaatgttttccgctgatgtggacgccctatggagcctcaaaagctcccttttattagtagagtttatttttctttatattgtgtattttatttcttatactttctatttactaataattttatattttaagtttgatttacattttaagatagatgtttaaatactaatgtacattttccattttttttaaattgtgtatttccttttcttatactttctatttgcgtaatatctatattttacattttaagatagatgtttaaatcttaatatactttttccattgtttttaagttgtgtatttctttttcttatattttctatttacttaatatctatattttacattttaagatagatgtttaatatttaatatactctttccattttaaaaaaattgtgcatttacttattattgtatatataattcgtatatttatatatttataatatttacttattattatttttttatatattgagtatttctcttttttatactttatatttagttaatgtctatattttatattttaagatagatgtttaaatctttacgtatttttctatttttaatataaaacggcaatgtttaatagaagaacttggacaaatggtcaaacatatttatgtttaatgtagtatttccatttttatgttgtatgttttacatatatttattattttcgaaattatatataatgttttttgtttttttttataaaacggtaatgttacattatggagataaaccgtctttttttaagtgaaaaatagtaatcttacatatgtttaatgtagtttttccattttttaatgctgtatgtttacatattttttacaattttcgaaaataattaatattaaaatgtaaaactatattttatgccacgtgtcatctttcgagaaaATTTTTTTCcactgatgtggacgccctatggagcctcaaaagctcccttttattacgaaaataattaatattaaaatgtaaaactatattttatgccacgtgtcatctttcgagaaaatttttttccgctgatgtggacgccctatggagcctcaaaagctcccttttattagtagagggcaatgtttaatagaagaacttggacaaatggtcaaacatatttatgtttaatgtagtatttccatttttatgttgtatgttttacatatatttattattttcgaaattatatataatgttttttgttttttttttataaaacggtaatgttacattatggagataaaccgtcttttttttaagtgaaaaatagtaatcttacatatgtttaatgtagtttttccattttttaatgctgtatgtttacatattttttacaattttcgaaaataattaatattaaaatgtaaaactatattttatgccacgtgtcatctttcgagaaaATTTTTTTCcactgatgtggacgccctatggagcctcaaaagctcccttttattacgaaaataattaatattaaaatgtaaaactatattttatgccacgtgtcatctttcgagaaaatttttttccgctgatgtggacgccctatggagcctcaaaagctcccttttattagtagagatttacGTTAACTTGAGAAACAAGCTAATTGTTAACCAATTCGGTTTAGTCCGCGTTATTCTCTTTAGACTACTACGTTAGTACGTTAACTTGAAAAACAACCTAATGGTTAACCTATTCGGTTTacatgaaacatttttttttttttaactcctTAACCAGTTAAatacacatttttattttaactccTTAACCAGTTAAATACACAATGTAATAGGTATTTAACTTATTGACATCTCAGACTTTtggaagaaaatatatataacaaggtTCATAAATAACACACGTTCTTGATGATTAGTTTTGAGGAGGGATTTTCTTCGATTGTCTTGTCTCAGGAGGTCCAATGAACAAACCGGTCTCCACTTCCATGTTGCCATTGTCATCCATGTTCACTTCTGCTGATGATaaggttgatgatgatgatgctacTACTATTGCTCCCATCCCATGCAACTTTTATTTACAATTCACCAAAGCTCTTAATCAGCTAACGTTTTCATTTCATTACAGTAGTAACATTTACCACTAGAGGAAAACATATGTATACCTTCTCCTTCAGCTCTTTATTTTCCTTGATGAGATTCCTCTCCTAAGATTTTGACAAGGAACAGAGAAGTTTTTCTTACTTGAAGTATTGAAAATCGAAATTAAACATTACTTACTACTggtgtttcagaaaaaaaaaaacattacttaCTTATATCAGTATATAAATAGTTATGTTCATACGTATTAGAGAAATAATAAGAGTAAATGTGAATTTTGGTTTACCTCTTCCTTCAACTTCTCAATTTCTTCACGGAGTAGTTGGTACTGAAAACAATtgaatatacaaatatatgtaaGCAAAAATTTGCATAGTTAAATAATTTAGTGAATATATACACCTTAATCGCATGTACATTCCAATGAATCTTTAAGCCATATATCCACACTAGATGTAGTTGCGTTGTAGATACTCTTTATTACAATATTATCTTGAGATTGATAACATCATTAGTGAAGGCATGCAAATCATGCACATAGACAGCAACGATATACTCAAGCATGGAACTCCACAGACCAAAATTAAATAGcatattagatgtttaatagaAGGACATGTATTGTTCTACATAAAAGTTTTCATATATACATTCATAGTGTGATTGTCAATAAGATTTACCTTCTTGGCTCTTATCCTGGTCAAGCCTCGCTCCAATTGATTCTCTAACTGTTGCAGCTCCTCAATAGAACATGCATCAATACCTTCTCCAAGCAATTTGCTGCAATTGATATACAAGTTACATGATATGACAGTTTCTAATTCATATCAGTAAGTAATTTGCTCATCCGATATTAACAGTTCCAAACCGTTTAGATATCTCTAGCTGCTCAATCTTTTTTGTTAAACCATATGTCTCGCCTTTTGCTTGCTGTCAACCAAAATATGAATGAGAATTAATTCGAAgcataactaaaatcaaagaaTCATAAAGAGTTATGATTACCTGAGAATTATCATCTCTCTTGTGGTTAACTCCAGTTTCTTTGACTCGTCTCTGGTATCGTTCTATTGTTTTTGCGATGCTGAAAATAATTAAGTGAAAACCAAAGAGagtcaaaaacaaaacttaattaGGATATGATCTCATGTTGtgataagaaaaacaaagagaatTAATCATGTAAATAATGCTTAGTTGCATTGTTACCAAAAGTTAGGATATGATCTCATATGTTCGAGGataatatgttatatatatgactAATATATTTTGACCATTTTTCGTTTCGGATACCCTctaattttgaaacaaaatcttCTCATTTGATTAAATGAAAACAGAAAATTCGTTCCTCTTGTTCTATGTAAAGATTTGTTCCCATTTACTTCAAAACGCAAAAGATAGTAAATACCATAGCAACACATACATACAGACTGTATATATAGATGCACATGGACATGCTCAAATCGATGCTGAAATAAATAACCTTGGCcctttaaatataattaaacacTGTGTTAACACTATGATTATGTGGTTAAGAATGCCTAGTTAATTGTGATTAACCTCTCTTGGCTTTGCTCAAAAGACACGTGAGTACACGTATATTCTTGAAGTGTCTAATCgttttactctatatatatgtttaatcagcatcaaacaaaatgatcagtaaaattataactaaattaaatacataaaaataagaGAAAACATAGAATGAATATAATTCTGATCTACACACATGCGCTGACTCCTTCACTGTCATTGCTGAAGTAAAGCGTTTGTGTGTGAAAAGTGAAGCAAAATCTCTCTTTGTTGCCACACTTTCACATATTTATACACACATTTAGATAATACATTCATATACACACATATCAAAAGAAGCATGTAGCCTCGCATATTTATCAGAGTACAAATGTTTTACATCATGTACTCACCATGCTTACACATGTCTGTTCATACATAAATGAGTAATCCATCCATTATTTTCAAACGTTcgtaagaagaaaaaaaacatatatgtatatactaatgtgtatattatatatataattacctATAGAGAGAAccgcacacacacacacacacacacttgtAACATGTCTAAATAAGGAAACATACGGGTACTTCCAAGTATGGTATTTTGCCAAATTCATGAGCATTCTGATAAAAACATATAGGCCTAGTTTGAGTAACTAGAGGACACTACTACTATGCTCAAAACTCACATATAAGAAACTAACTCGATTTtgctcaaaaagaaaaactaactagATATCATATGTAGGATAGCATTGACTTTTCTTTGTTATACTTATAAATGGATAAACATTAAAGTTTCCAGATCGAAAATATCttattagagagagagagagagagtgtgcgtgtgtgtgtgtgttagtcGGATAGATCAAGTCATCTACAGCAAGAAGCGGATGGCTCACACAAGTACACATATTTacatatacacacacacacatatatatacatcataAGTTGCAGTGCCATGTAAATCTGGTTACTAAACTACAATCCTACAAAAGTACTCCAGTTTCTTTCTCCGATCTacttttaataacaaaaatcacCACTGAAACACTCTCTATCACGACTTTGACAATCACATAACCAAATTTAATCCATTGAATCTATGGTAATAACATCGGACCGGATTACCCCTAAATCCTAATCGATCGGTGAGTTTTAGCTCAAGTAGATGGATAAAATAGAGAAGAGGATAAGATACACATATGTACGTACCCAGAGCTAGAGAACTCATAGAGTTTGGAACTTGGAGAGAAGATGATCAAAGCAACTTCAGCATCACAAAGGACTGATAACTCGAAGGCTTTCTTCAAAAGTCCATTTCTTCTCTTGGAGAAGGTCACTTGCCTGCTCGTTGCGTTCTCTATCCTCTTCATCTCAGTCTTTCCCCTCACCATCCTTATTTAGTCCTAATCAAAAATAATCTTCTGCTTTTTAGTTTAAtcacaaaacaaattaatttcactctataaaataattaagaatactatcttttttttttgtcaaacaattaAGAATACTATCtaaatgttaaaattaattAGATGAACTATGTATGGTTCACAATAACATGAACAGCGAAAAGGATGACATCTTAAAACTAAAATCGACTTGTAGAAGGAAAAAGGAAGCTATTTCTGCAATAAATAGAAATCAATGGATCAACGAAAAACTTAAAGATTTCAAGATTTAACCTCTTGATTTGTATGTGTATGCGGTTGGATTGATGTGTTTTTCTATTTGTGTGTATATTTATATCTATTAATCTTATCGATCGGTAGAGGTAgataaagagaagaagagagattgTGGGAGGAAGGTGTGTGATACAGATTTCTGGGAACTTCTCTCAGAAACCCTAGATTTATCATGAATGAGGGGagagagaaaacaaataaaatttgatatttttatgcttaATATTCGGTAATcgtctttattattattattatttcgatgctttttattaaatttgccATTTTATGTTATGCCTATAGTGATCTATATAACCTAGACCTGACTCGCTAGTAGTCTAGTATATTGcacttttatttttagaaacaGCATTACGTAATTTATTTCTTCTTTTGGTAAAAACTTTAAATTCATTTGAAGGCCActacatataattttataacattGTGTAATAATTCTTTGCGGGAATAGAAAAGCTTCCAATAGATAACAAGTTTGATTTCATTATTGTGAAAAATAATTCTCctggattttaatttttcaatttaGAAGTTATTAAATTGTACACTTGGTCTTGTCATAGTACGACGCGTGTATATATGTATCTGTTTATACATATGTGATAAAATCAGATTACTTATAACATTCTGGTATAGTATTTCGTGATACATTATTATGGGATTAGTAAATGATGCTCTTGGTGTAGTTGCAGATTTAGGCATCTCTGCAAGAAAGAAGTGAAGTTATTGGGTCTTGTAGATATAAAATGAGATGTGTACAAAAAGAGATATACTATAAGATCTTAACACGTGTCCATGTTAACTGACAACCTACAGATCCGGTGTCCGTCAAAGTGAGTTTCCCCAGTCCATCTGTGGACAACCAGCATCTCTGTCGGTTGCCAGCTCCTCTCGGACAAGATGTGCTTAATTATTTAATCAAAACAAATTGTATTAGTACTAATTTTTGAAGTAAATGGGTAAAAGTTTAGGACAAAAAGTTACTAAAACCATCGTAATTTATTAACATTACTTTGTTTGGTGCGCTTTCTTGCTTTTACTTTATTCGTTCCCGGCGttttttagtcattttattattGTAATAATAACTAGTCTGCGTGACCAAGTGGTTATCCACTATTGGATGCTTTTTTATTAAGCTAATACTAATACATTTAAATACTAACATTAGCATTTTTCATCTTTTCACATCTCGGTACAGGTGTCGCACGCTGCAAGGACCACATCGTTTTCACAATTTGAGCTCAGTATTGGGGATTTTGcctttacttatattttttttggtcttaAAAATTACCTTTACTTACATTAAAAACAAGAAACCTATCCAACTTTTACAAATAATTATAATGATAATATCACTTGCCCATAAACGAAACAGATCTTGTATACGTAGTAGTTACATCAAATGATCTGATTCCCAACTACTGCCAAGGTCATATGTTCTTTTACGAACGCACTCATTTCTTTTTGTTGAGTTTCATCATATGTTGCTGATTCTTAGACTAATTATGAGGTCAGCATCAATGTAAATCGATAATATGATCATTAGATCACAGCTAAGTTTGTGCTAAGTATTATATGGTtcaaattaatagtatttttttcaaaaaaaaaaattaatattagtgGATGGAGACATTAATGAGTATAGTATATCAACAGTTGATTGCCtgataaaaatatgtatatattgtactTTTCTGGCAGAAATATTATTGGGTGGTCAAATTTTCGCCTAACGTATGCTTAAGCATTCGGAATCGAATTGTATAATGCATAACACACTGATATATCTAATGTTGGATAATACTGGACTAAAATTGTCAACATGGCATCTATCAGGCTTAAAACGAATGCcagtattaatttttaatatagtaCTATTGCATTTGATTTTATATGCTTGATGGTCAGTTAGTACATGCGCCAATATACATTAagtttttagtcaaaaaaaaaaaaaaaaaatcaagaagccAAATCCGAATGAAAGTATTAGGTAAATCACAAATTTAGTGATGACTTAACAACTTAGCAAACTAAAGATTAACAATGCAACTTGCGTGCTTCCCAAAAGTAGTCGCCTTAATATGATTTGAGCCTTGCTCGAACTTCAACATGGTGTCTTCGCAGTCATAGCTCAGTGCACCTTCCTCTGTCTCCTCCCTACAATCCGTAAGTGACAACCGCGATCCAAACCGCAATTCAGTCCTCTCTTTTATAGCCTCCATAATCTCTCCCATGCCAGCTGCACCTCCCAAATCTTCTTCAGTAGCAACCGCAGAAATATTGAGAAGTTGAGGCACGCCTACTTCGAGTTTCCCGTAACTACGAATAAATCATACATAAGATTTGAAATCAGGATACTAAAATGGTTTCAAACAATAATAACtaccaataaaaaaatgaacTTCCAGTAAAACCTTTGGACAGAGGAAGTAACAAGAGTAACATTCTTGTAAAGGAAAGAGGCTTGGAGGTTTCCTTGGAGGCATATGTAATCACCAACAAGTTTTCCGGGCACTCTTATCAGTAAATCCCATCTAGCACTAACTAGAGGAAGATAATGAACTTGTTGTGTTGTACTATTATTATTAAGCTCGGTTGTAAAACTCATATGAACTATTTTGATCTGGGGCACTAGCATACTTAGAAGTATCAAAAAGCAACATATCAAGAGGACAAAATAGCAGGCTACGAAGCATGTTATCAGGTCCGCTTTTCGTTGTTTCATCTCTTCTAGTGTAAGGGGTTTTGGCTGATCTACTAGTGTTTCAGATTCCGATCTCATTGTATTAAATTTTGACTGATCAAAAgaaaagaggagaaagaagatatAATAACAGAGAGTTTGATTTAATTGAAGTCTTAGGAAATCCTATAATGATGAtttctacatatatatacaaataacaaGAGGATACAGCATGCCCAATTAACCTCAAATTTATTGGTTCAATTCATTGTAGAAagatatatttagaaaaaaaactaaatgatatAACTAGTTGACAAAAAGATATAGTAAATAATGGGGTTGATTGGTTAGTGAtgtaactttgttttttttttcttttaaagattTATGCTGTAGATATTTTGCctgtaactttttaaaaaattgctgTGATTTCTTTGGAAAGATATCCAAAGCACTAAAATAAAAGCTATAGAAAATCTGATTTCCAGAACTAgtatattttcttttctaatttttttttgctataaaattcatttttgaaaattaaagcATGATTGCTTCAAAAAAATGCtttagaaggaaaaaaaatatccgTCTAGAGCTTCTACAGtcttttttccaaaaaaaattttttgtttagattttattttataagaagGGTTTAAACTTTACTGTCTATTTAGTCTAATTTAATGTGTATATAGTTTCAAAGACTTAATGAAAAACAAGAAATTTAATACACTGAAATTAATAGATATAGATTTTACGTataaaaacttacaaaatacaaatgaacCAATAGAGTGAGACAAAAAtccatattttataaaaaaaatgattatattagatttaaatttagtttaacCAATTAATTAAGTGAAATTaccttttttcttataaaaatggaa comes from the Brassica rapa cultivar Chiifu-401-42 chromosome A01, CAAS_Brap_v3.01, whole genome shotgun sequence genome and includes:
- the LOC103860605 gene encoding agamous-like MADS-box protein AGL19, giving the protein MVRGKTEMKRIENATSRQVTFSKRRNGLLKKAFELSVLCDAEVALIIFSPSSKLYEFSSSGIAKTIERYQRRVKETGVNHKRDDNSQQAKGETYGLTKKIEQLEISKRKLLGEGIDACSIEELQQLENQLERGLTRIRAKKYQLLREEIEKLKEEERNLIKENKELKEKLHGMGAIVVASSSSTLSSAEVNMDDNGNMEVETGLFIGPPETRQSKKIPPQN
- the LOC103860614 gene encoding uncharacterized protein LOC103860614, which translates into the protein MRSESETLVDQPKPLTLEEMKQRKADLITCFVACYFVLLICCFLILLSMLVPQIKIVHMSFTTELNNNSTTQQVHYLPLVSARWDLLIRVPGKLVGDYICLQGNLQASFLYKNVTLVTSSVQSYGKLEVGVPQLLNISAVATEEDLGGAAGMGEIMEAIKERTELRFGSRLSLTDCREETEEGALSYDCEDTMLKFEQGSNHIKATTFGKHASCIVNL